In Eleutherodactylus coqui strain aEleCoq1 chromosome 4, aEleCoq1.hap1, whole genome shotgun sequence, the following are encoded in one genomic region:
- the GNB3 gene encoding guanine nucleotide-binding protein G(I)/G(S)/G(T) subunit beta-3, with protein sequence MGELDELRQEAEALKKQIADARKQCADTTLEQITAGMEVVGRIQLRTRRTLRGHLAKIYAMHWSTDSRLLVSASQDGKLIVWDTYTTNKVHAIPLRSSWVMTCSYAPSGNFVACGGLDNMCSIYNLKTREGNVRVSRELAAHTGYLSCCRFLDDNQIVTSSGDTTCALWDIETGQQKTVFIGHTGDCMSLAVSPDFNYFISGACDATAKLWDVREGECRQTFTGHESDINAICFFPSGQAICTGSDDATCRLFDLRADQELSVYSQDSIICGITSVAFSRSGRLLLAGYDDFNCNIWDSLKCERVGVLSGHDNRVSCLGVTSDGMAVATGSWDSFLKIWN encoded by the exons ATGGGGGAGCTTGACGAGCTGCGTCAAGAAGCAGAAGCTCTGAAGAAGCAGATTGCG GATGCCAGAAAACAATGTGCAGACACGACTTTGGAACAG ATCACAGCTGGGATGGAGGTGGTTGGACGTATACAGTTGCGCACTAGAAGAACGCTGCGTGGGCACTTGGCTAAAATCTATGCAATGCATTGGTCAACTGACTCAAG GCTCCTGGTTAGCGCCTCTCAAGATGGAAAACTTATCGTTTGGGACACATACACAACAAATAAG GTTCACGCTATCCCTCTCAGATCTTCTTGGGTGATGACCTGCTCCTATGCACCCTCTGGTAACTTTGTTGCATGCGGTGGTTTGGACAACATGTGCTCTATCTACAATTTGAAGACACGCGAGGGAAATGTCAGAGTTAGCAGGGAGCTGGCGGCCCACACAG GTTATCTTTCCTGCTGTAGATTCTTGGATGATAACCAGATTGTAACCAGCTCAGGAGACACCACCTG TGCTTTGTGGGACATCGAAACTGGGCAGCAGAAGACGGTGTTCATTGGCCACACAGGAGACTGCATGAGCCTGGCCGTGTCTCCCGACTTTAACTACTTCATTTCTGGGGCCTGTGATGCAACCGCCAAGCTGTGGGATGTGCGAGAGGGCGAATGCAGACAGACATTTACTGGGCACGAGTCAGACATCAATGCCATCTGT TTCTTCCCCAGCGGGCAGGCCATATGCACGGGTTCTGATGACGCTACGTGTCGCTTGTTCGACCTACGTGCTGATCAGGAGCTCAGCGTCTACTCTCAGGACAGCATTATCTGCGGCATCACCTCAGTGGCGTTCTCCCGCAGCGGCCGCCTCCTCCTGGCTGGTTACGATGACTTCAACTGTAACATATGGGATTCGCTAAAATGTGAAAGAGTTG GTGTTCTTTCTGGGCACGACAACCGTGTCAGCTGCCTCGGCGTCACCTCGGACGGGATGGCGGTCGCCACAGGATCGTGGGATAGTTTCCTCAAAATCTGGAACTGA
- the CDCA3 gene encoding cell division cycle-associated protein 3, with the protein MGGTDSRVEQVTPSRPLLNRHLARVVDPRSPTVGIPRTPIEVAGSPQCSPVVAQEEEMTEPAGVDDPRSPTQGIVRTPLRPSLHTSLNLLVKQLSDVFVTEDSGIADGSDPNKEAPVETPEEQTASDAVIAPAEEEEKEVEFAEEALTSLAEPTPPSVQPQRPRCKSPRAAGAKNIRQRPRKALVSSAHGRSPLKILQEDNSPNTAMQNRQVKIPFQSEQPASLRNMKMSHCSWEISQNKENAQYTQSDG; encoded by the exons ATGGGAGGAACGGATTCCAGAGTGGAGCAGGTGACCCCGTCTCGCCCTCTACTAAACCGCCACCTGGCACGGGTGGTTGACCCCCGCTCTCCGACAGTGGGCATTCCCAGGACGCCTATTGAG GTCGCCGGGTCTCCACAATGTTCCCCTGTAGTCGCACAAGAGGAAGAAATGACTGAGCCGGCAGGAGTGGATGACCCGCGCTCCCCCACACAGGGCATCGTGCGCACCCCGCTGCGCCCTTCGTTACACA CTTCCTTGAACCTTCTGGTTAAGCAGCTCAGCGATGTGTTTGTCACCGAGGATTCTGGGATTGCGGACGGCTCCGACCCCAATAAAGAAGCTCCAGTTGAGACCCCCGAAGAGCAGACGGCGAGCGACGCAGTCATTGCACCTGCcgaggaagaagagaaggaggtGGAGTTTGCAGAAGAAGCTCTAACTTCCCTAGCAGAGCCAACTCCACCCTCCGTGCAACCGCAGAGACCCCGGTGCAAATCCCCGCGTGCAGCAG GTGCAAAGAATATTCGCCAGCGACCCAGGAAAGCGTTGGTCTCCTCTGCCCATGGCCGGTCTCCACTCAAGATTCTGCAGGAAGACAACTCGCCCAACACAGCTATGCAGAACAGACAG GTGAAGATCCCCTTCCAGTCTGAGCAGCCGGCGTCCCTCAGGAACATGAAGATGTCTCACTGCAGCTGGGAGATATCCCAGAATAAGGAGAACGCACAATACACCCAGAGCGACGGCTGA